GCCGTTGACAAGCCAGAGCGGTACGTGAACATTCAGGGGTACAAAGAATACCTGCGTCTCTTTGTGAACCAGACCCGGCACAAAGGCGCCACGCCCATCCTGCTCACCCCCGTTACCCGCAACTACCCCTGGAAAGACGGCAAGATTGGCAACGTGCACGGCGAGTACCCTCAGGCGGTAAAAGACGTGGCCAAGGAACTGAACGTGCTCCTGATAGACCTGCAGCAGCTGTCCATAGATTCTTTCTCGGCCAAAGGCCAGGAGTATGTTTCTACCAATTACTTCATGAACCTGCCGGCCGGTAAGTTTAAGAACTACCCCGAAGGCCAGAAAGACAACACCCATTTTCAACCTGATGGCGCTAAAGAAGTGGCCAGGTTGGTATTTGAAGGCATGAAGGGGTTGAAGGTGAAATAGCGTTTGGAACTGGCAGAATAAAATAAAAAGCTTTTAACAATTTCTACAGGAAGCAAGTCACTTTAAGGCGTGGAAAAAGATAAAAGAAAGCCTCTGCGCAGAAAGTAATTTCTTTTCGTGACTCTCAGAAAATACTTAAATTTTCTAGACAATAGAAATGGCGGTGACTGAGGAACTGCCTCTTTTTTAATGTCATGCTTAATCGATTGCGCGAGGGTTGGGCTCCTGCATTGGACTTACCCTTAATTTAAATTTGTGAGATGGTTTTAGTGAAGAGAACGCTTTCCTTTCTTATCTGTAGCCTACTTTCCGGGGCGGGAATGGTGCCCGAGGCGCAGGCCCAGGTATTGCCTTTCAAGGCGCAAACGGCGTACAACGCCTACCTGGTGCGGAACCTGCACCAAGCCTATGATGCCCGCCGCGAAAAAATAACCCAGGCCCTTGGCTCTCCTGAAGCCATGAAAGCCTACCAGGCTCAGGTGAAAAAGGAGTACCTGCGCGTTTTAGGCCCGTTTCCGGAAAAACAGCCTTTAAACGCGAAGATCACGAAACAGCAGAAGCAGAAGGGGTTCACGATAGAGAACCTGGTGTATGAGAGCCGGCCTAACCACCACGTGACGGCCAACCTGTACGTGCCGGAGGGCAAGGGGCCGTTCCCGGCGGTGCTGCTCATGAACGGGCACGAGATGCCGGCCAAGGCCACGGATTCTTACCAGAAAACAGCCCGGCTCTTCGCTGCCAATGGCTTTGTGGTCCTTTCCGTAGACCCATTCTCGCAAGGCGAGCGGGTGCAGCTAACCGATAAAACCGGCAAATCCCTGACCCGCGGCTCCACCACCGAGCACACGTTGCTCAACGCTGGCGCTACCCTGGTGGGTACCAGCGTGGCTGCCTATATGCTCTGGGACAACGTGCGCGCCCTGGATTACCTGGAAACCCGCCCCGAAGTGGACAAAGACAGAATGGGCGCCATTGGCAATTCCGGCGGAGGAACCCAGACGGCCTACCTGCTGGGCTATGATGACCGTATCAAAGTGGCCGCGCCCTGCAGCTACTTTTCCCAGCGCGAACGGGACATGCTCTTACCCGGGGAGCCGGACGGGTGCCAGTTCTTGCCCGGGGAGGGCAACCTGGAATTCGCTGATTACATTATTGCGGCCGCACCAAAACCGGTCTTGATCCTGGCTGGCGAGAATGATTTTGTGGACTACCAGGGCACGCTCCAAGGCATACAAGAACTGCAGAAAATCTACACTACGCTACAGCAGCCAGACAAGGTAAAGCTCTTCACCTGGCCAGACGGGCACGGCATTACCCAACCCAAGCGCGAAGCCGCCGTGACCTGGTTCCGGCAATGGTTGTATAATGATGCCAGACCCGTGAAAGAAGGGAATATTGGCGTGCTTACAGAACAGGATTTATGGGCCACCTCCACCGGCCAGGTGACCACTACCTATCCCCAGGAAACCACCGTGCCCGCCCTGAACCAGGCCATGTACAAGCAGCTATCCGCGCAGCGGCAGGCTTTTTGGGGTCAACCTTATGATGCCGCGCTCAAGGCGAAAGTGCGGGACGTGATAGGTTTGAAACTCAACCAAAACCCGGTGTTTACCGAACTCAGCGGCCAAAGCCAGGCCCCGCAGTACCATCTGGAAAAACGGGTTATCATGCGCCAGGGCGAGTTGCCCATCCCGGCCCTTATTTACACCCCAATCGGCAAGGCCAAACCCAAGAAAATCATCATCCGGTTAACCGACCAGGACAAAGGAAAAGAGGCTCTGGCCAGGAACGATAGCCTAATCCAAAAGGAGATGCAGGCCGGCCATGTGCTGGTGCTGGCAGACCTTCGGGGTATAGGTGAAACCCAGGACGACCCTAAACTCAATGATGCCAAGTATTGGAGCAGCGAGTACCGCAACGCGGTGCTGGCCCTGCAACTGGAACGCCCCCTGCTGGGGCAACGGGTGCAGGACCTCACTACTTTGTTAGACTTTCTCCAGAGCAATAAAAGCCTGGCCGGGTTACCCATTTCTATTGAGGCCGAAGGAGTGTATGGTCCGGTGGTGACGCACACAGTGTTCCTGGATGAGCGCATCTCCCAAGCCACTGTCTCCAAGTCCCTCACAACCTATGAGGACTACCTGACCCGCCCGCTGCAAAAAGACATGTTTTCCAATGTGGTGCAGGGCATTTTACAGTACTATGATTTACCAGACTTGGCGCAGAAATGCGGCCGTCGCTTAAAGCAGATTCCAGATGAAACTAGAGCACTTCGCCCTTAACGTAGAAGACCCCGTGGCCATGGCCGAATGGTACATCCGCCACCTGGGCATGCGGGTGGTACGGCAAATGCCGGAAGCGCCTTTTACAACTTTTCTGGCAGATGACAGCGGCCGCATTCTAGTGGAAATTTACCTGAACCCTGCACATGAGGTGCCGCCCTACCGCACCATGAACCCACTGCTGGTGCACCTGGCCTTTGTGTCTGAAAACCCCACCGCCGATCAGGAGCGGCTCTGCGCTGCCGGGGCCACCCTAGTCACCGACCAGCACCTTCCCGACGGTTCGCACCTGGTAATGCTCCGTGATCCCTGGGGCCTGGCGCTGCAACTCTGCAAACGCGGAACGCCTATTCTGGCAGCTCGGGAAGAATAGGTTCCCGTTTTGAGGCTGTTTTAGCCAAAACGGCCCCAAAACGAAAAAGAGTAGAGCTAATGGCAAAGCCACCGCGGTAACCTAAAACCTGTTTTGTTCCTTTATTGCTGAATTTTACTGCCATGAAACTTCCTTTCTTCTCCCTGGTGCTGGCCTTTTGCGGGTTGGCCCTCATGTCTTTTCTTTCGGTTAAAAAGAAACCTATTACGGTGTACCTGGTAGGGGATTCCACTATGTCTATCAAAGACCCCAAGGCCTATCCAGAAACAGGGTGGGGCGTGCCGTTTGCCACGTTCTTTGACCCATCGGTGGCCATAGACAACCACGCCAAGAACGGCCGAAGCACCAAAACCTTCCTTACCGAGAAGCGGTGGCAAACCGTGGAGGGCGCCCTCAAGAAAGGCGATTACGTGTTCATCCAGTTCGGGCATAATGATGAGGTGAAGACCAAGGCCAGCTATGCCACCGAAGAGGAGTTTACCCAAAACCTGACCCGCTTCGTGACCGAAGCCAGAAAGAAGAAAGCCATTCCTATCCTTATCACCCCGGCGGCCCGGCGCAAGTTTGACGCCAACGGTAAAATTGAGCCCACCCATGAGGCGTATTCCGCGCTGGTGCGCGAAGTGGCTAAAAAGGAGAAAGTCTGCCTCATTGACCTGGACAAAAAGAGCCAGGAACTGCTCCAAAGCTACGGCCCCGAAGATTCAAAAAAGCTGTTCCTCCATTTGCAACCGGGGCAACATCCAAACTATCCGGAAGGCAAAGCCGATGACACGCACTTTAACGAGCGCGGCGCCCTGGAGATGGCGCAGATTGTTCTGGCGGAGGTAAAAGCCCTGAAGCTGGACCTGGCGAAAAGGATTACTGCCCCTGCCGTTACCCCTTAATCCAAATTATGCTCCCATTTTAGTGCCTTCAAATTTCCTTTCATCCCCTAAAGGTCCCCGTATGATACAGCGTCTTTTGAAGTGGTTAGCCTTTCTGTTGAGCTTTCTGTCCATACCCGCCTTCGCGCAGCAGCGTTCCTCCTTAACCTTGTGGTATGATCAACCCGCTGCCAACTGGAATGAGGCCTTGCCGCTGGGCAATGGGCGGCTGGGGGCCATGGTGTTTGGCAACCCGGCCCGGGAGCTTCTGCAACTGAATGAGGAAACGGTCTGGGCTGGGGAACCCGGAAACAACATCAACACAGCCCTTTTCCCGGCCCTCACCGAAATACGCACCCTTATCTTCGCCGGCAAGCACCAGCAGGCCCAGGATCTGGCTCTGCAGAAAATCCCCCGCCAGGCGCCCGCAGGCAACAACTACGGCATGCCGTATCAACCGGTCGGGAATCTGTTTCTGACTTTCCAGGGCCATGAAAAAGCCACCAATTTTTACCGGGACCTAAACATTGAGCAGGCAATAGCCTCAGTTTCTTATAAAGTAGACGGCGTAACCTTTAAGCGGGAAATGTTTTCCTCTTTCCCAGATGACGTGGTCATTGTGCGGCTCACCGCCGATAAGCCCCACAGCATAAACGTTACCCTGGGAGCCGATAGTCCGCATAAGAATTACCAGGTTACCATTTCCAAAGGGCAACTGGTGCTGGCAGGGGTGTCTGGAGACGTAGACAACAAGAAGGGGAAAGTGCGGTTTCAGGCCCGGGTGCAGCCTACCGTTAAAGGCGGCGAGGTATCTTCCACCGCCAATACGCTCACCTTCAAAAACGCCGATGAAGTGACCCTCTATGTTTCCATGGGCACCAACTTCAAAAGCTATAAAGACCTGTCAGGAAATGAGGAGGCGAAGGCCAAAAATTTACTGGCAAAGGCGGTCAAAAAGAACTACATCTCCGCCAAGGAAAACCACATCAAACATTACCAACGGTACTTCAAAAGAGTGTCACTGGATTTGGGAACCAGCCCGGCGGCGGCCCAGCCTACCAATGTGCGCCTGCAGAATTTCGTGCAGGGCCATGACCCGCAGCTGGCGGCGCTCTACTTTCAGTTTGGGCGGTACCTGCTTATCTCTAGCTCGCAACCCGGCACGCAACCGGCCAACCTGCAAGGCATCTGGAACGACAAGATTGCGCCGCCTTGGGATAGCAAGTACACCGTGAACATCAACACCGAGATGAACTACTGGCCCGCCGAGGTCACCAACCTCTCAGAGATGCACGAGCCGCTGTTCAAAATGGTGCAGGAACTGGCGGAGACCGGCAAGGAAAGTGCCGCAAAGATGTACGGGGCCCGTGGTTGGAACATGCACCACAATACGGATCTCTGGCGGATTACCGGTCCCGTGGACGGGGCGTTTTACGGTCTCTGGCCCATGGGCGGCGCCTGGCTCACCCAGCACCTGTGGCAACATTACCTCTACACCGGCGACCAAGAGTTCCTGAAGAAGGATTACCCGGTGCTCAAAGGCGCCGCCCTGTATTACGTAGACGTGCTGCAGGAAGAGCCTTCGCATAAATGGCTGGTCGTGGTCCCGTCCATGTCGCCGGAGAACAAGCACCACGGCAATGCGTCTATTACGGCGGGCACCACCATGGACAACCAACTGGTGTTTGACGTGTTCTCCAATGCCCTGCAGGCTGCCCGCATTTTAGGGGTGGACCAAGCCTTCGCCGATACCCTGCGCCAGCTGCGCGACCGGCTCCCGCCCATGCAGGTAGGCCAGCATGGCCAGCTCCAGGAATGGCTTTTTGACTGGGACCGCAAAGACGACGATCACCGCCACGTCTCGCACCTGTACGGGCTGTTCCCCAGCAACCAGATCTCGCCGTTCACCCACCCTGCTCTTTTTAACGGCGCCAAATCTACGCTGGTGCAGCGCGGGGATAAATCTACGGGCTGGTCTATGGGCTGGAAAGTGAACCTCTGGGCCCGGCTGCTGGATGGAAATAGGGCCTATAAACTGATCGCTGACCAACTCACCCCGGCAGGGGCCGAGGCCTCAGGCCAAAGCGGCGGCACTTACCCCAACCTGTTCGACGCGCATCCGCCGTTCCAGATAGACGGCAACTTTGGCTGCACCTCTGGCATTGCCGAAATGCTGTTGCAAAGCCATGACGGCACCTTGCACCTGCTGCCCGCCTTGCCGGATCAATGGCCCAGCGGTCAGGTAAAAGGCCTGGTGGCTAGAGGCGGGTTTGTGGTAGATATGCAATGGGAAAAAGGCAAGGTGACTTCCCTGAAGATAACATCTACCCTTGGCGGTAACTGCCGCCTGCGCATAGGCAATCCTTTAACCTTGAAGACCAAAGGGAAATTGGAGGCGGCCACCGGCATTAACCCAAATCCCTTTTACCAACCCACCGCCATTAAAGACCCCTTGGTTAACCCTGTTGCTGGTTCAGCCAAAATCACTTTGCCCGTAACCCATGTATTTGACCTGGCAACCCAGAAGGGGAAAAGGTATGAGCTGGTGTCGTTATAAAACCAATGGGTAAAAGCGGCCTCAATAGGCCGCTTTTACCGTGCAAGTGTTTTAAGGGTGTTTTCCGGAAAACAGGCCCAAAACGGGTAAGCCGAAAAATATGAAAATAAGTCAAGTCATTCTCTTAGTTCTGGTCACATGGTGGGGTTCTTCGTGTTCTTCGGTTAGGCCTATTACCTGGCCCTTGGAATCTGTGGCCAGCGTGGGCGGGCACACGGTTACCATCTCAGGCAACCCGCAAGTAGTGAAGCAACCAACACCGGCCATTGCCTTTGACGGGATAGACGACGGATTGCTGGTGCATGCCAACCCCATTGTGGGGGCCGAGGAGTTTACCATAGAGGTGGAGTTCAAACCCAGGGCCGCCTGGCCCGCCAACGTGGAGCAGCGGTTTCTGCACATAGAAGATCTGGCGCTGGGCCAACGGCGGCTACTCTTGGAGCTTCGGCTGAACAACCGCGGGCAATGGTACGCCGATTTTTTTATGCGTACCGAGAAAGCGGCCCTTACCTTGATTGACTCCACCCAAGCGCACCCGGTGGGGGAGTGGGCCACCATGACCATGGTCTACAAAGACAAAAAGCTACAAGGCTACGTGAACGGCCGCCTGGAACTGTCCGGTGACATAGAATACCTACCCATTCCCGCCTCCGCTAATACGTCCATCGGTACCCGCATGGACCAACGGTCGTGGTTCAACGGGGAAATCAGAAGCGTGAAAGCCTGGCCCAAAGCAATCCTGCCCAAGCAGTAATTCTGGGCCTAAAAGGTTGGTAAAAGTAAAACCCTGTTTCGGGGCTGTTTCTGAGAAAATAGCCCCGAAACAGGGTTTGATATGTAAAGCCCCTTAGGGTTACAGGGTCATGTACTTGCGCACTTTCTCAATCATCTCTGTAGAGCCAATCACCAGTGGGCAACGCTCATGCAGGGCGCTGGGTTGTTTGTCTAGAATACGTTCCACGCCATCGGTGGCCTGGCCGCCCGCCTGTTCGGCAATGAAAGCCAGGGGGTTGCACTCATACAGCAGGCGCAATTTACCGGCTGTGTTTTTAGAGGAGCCCGGATAAAAGTAAATGCCGCCCTTCAAGAGGTTTCGATGGAAGTCTGCCACCAGAGACCCAATGTAGCGCGAGGAGTATTTCTGCTCTTTACAGAAGGCAATGTAGTTCTGGATACCCAGCGGGAAGTGGCCCATGTTGGCCTCGTTGCAGCTGTACTGCTTGCCATTCTTAGGGATTTTGATGTCTGGGTGTGAGAGGAAAAACTCGCCCAGCGAAGGCTCATAGGTAAAACCGTTCACGCCGCGGCCCGTGGTGTACACCAGCATGGTGGAGGCGCCATAGAGAATATAGCCTGCCGCGGCCTGCTGCGTACCTTTCTGCAGACAGTCTTCCAAGGTGCCGTCCTGGCCACCCTCAGATAACCGCCGGTAAATCCCGAAGATGGTACCGATGGGGATGTTCACGTCAATGTTAGAGGAACCGTCCAGCGGGTCCATGGCCACAATGTATTTGGCGTTCTGGTTGCCGGTATGGATGATGTCCTCGTCTTCCTCAGAGACAATGGCGCAAACCTCGCCACCGTTGCGCAAAGCCCTGATGAACCGGATGTTGGCAATCACGTCCAGCTTCTGCTGCTCTTCGCCCTGCACGTTGGTTTTGCCAAACTTGCCGCTGGTGTCCTGGTCTACGCGGCTAATCTCGCGGCTCACAATCTTGGCCGCCAGGGCCATGTCGCGCAGCAACTGAGACAACTCGCCGGTGGCATACGGAAAGTCTTCCTGCTTTCTCATGATAAACCGGTCCAGGGTGGTGCCTACGGGCAGCGCTAATGCATCATTCATACGGTAACTTATTTGGGGATAATCTGTTAGCTGAACTTTTGATATTACAAGGGGAAGAAATACAAAGGTCCTGTCTCTCTATGCCCCGGCTGGAAACCTGAAGCGTTTTGAGGGACAGGACCTTAATGAATCTTCGTTCTTACTTACCCAAAGGCAAGCAGATTCTTCAAGGATACCTTACAAAGATACACCCCGTTTCCACGGAATGAAATCATCCTGCTGAAGGAATTTCTCTTTGGTCTGGATGTTGCCGCTGGCCACCTCAATAATGAAGTCCAATACGTCTTCGCCCATTTCCTCAATGGTCTTCTCCCCTGAAATGACTGCGCCGGTATCAATGTCAATGATGTCTGGCATGCGCTCGGCCAACTTGGTGTTGGAAGAGATCTTGATCACCGGAGCAATGGGGTTACCGGTGGGGGTGCCCAGACCGGTGGTGAACAAGACAATGTTAGTGCCGGAGCCAACCAGCGCCGTGGTGCATTCCACGTCATTGCCGGGAGTGCACAGCAGGTTAAGGCCGGGCTTGGTCACGTATTCAGGGTAATCCAGTACGTCCACGATAGGGGAGTTACCGCCTTTTTTGGCCGCACCGGCAGATTTAATGGCATCAGTGATCAAGCCGTCACGGATGTTGCCCGGGCTGGGGTTCATGTCAAAACCGGAACCTACGGCCTCGGCGGACTTGGCGTAGGCACGCATTAAAGACACAAAGCGGTCGGCAGACTCTTCGCGCTCGCAGCGGTTGATCAGTTCCTGCTCCACGCCGCACAACTCAGGGAACTCAGAAAGGACGGTTTTGCCGCCCAGGGCCACCAGAATATCTGAGGTAAGGCCAATGGCCGGGTTTGCAGAGATACCAGAGAACCCGTCTGAGCCGCCGCACTCCAGACCAATGGAAAGCTTGCTCAAAGGCGCTGGTTTTCTGGTCAGTTTGTCGGCCTCTATCAGACCCAGGAAGGTCTGGCGGATGGCTTTGGACATCAGTTCCTCTTCGGTGCCTTCTTTCTGCTGCTCCAATACAATAAGTGGCTTGTTGAAATTAGGGTTCAGGGCTTTGATCTTGCTTTCCAGAATACCCACCTGCGCGTTCTGGCAACCCAGGCTCAACACGGTGGCACCGGCCACGTTGGGGTGGTGGATATAACCCGCCAAGAGGGCGCACAGCATGTCAGAATCCTGACGGATTCCGCCGCAACCGCCGTCATGGGTCAGGAACTTGATGCCGTCTACGTTTTCAAACACGCGGCGCTGCACTGGGGCCAAGGTCTTCTGCAGGGTAAGCGTGCCAATGGCCTCGGTGTTGCCCGACTGGTACAGGTCTACCATCTGCTGTACGTAGGACTTGTACACGTCGCGCTGGCCAAAGCCCAGTTCGTCTAAGAAGGCCTGCTTGATAATGTCCACGTTGCGGTTCTCGCAGAACACCAACGGAATCACCAGCCAGTAATTAGAGGTTCCTACCTGGCCGTCTTCGCGGTGGAAGCCATTGAAGGTTCTGTTCACCCATTTAGACACGTCTGGGGCCGTCCAGCCAATGGTTTTGGTTTTGCCAGTAAAGCCGTTCACCTGGTGTTTCACGTTAGCCGTGCTCAGGACGCCGCCCGCCGGAATGTCATACACTGCCTTGCCCACCAGGGAGCCGTACATCAAAATCTCATCTCCGGCGGCCAAAGGCTGCTGGGCAAACTTATGCTTGGCCTGGATATCATCAACCAACACAATGGCTGCACCGTTATACTCTACGGTCTCGCCCTTTTTCAAATCCGTGAGTGCTACCAGCACATTATCGTTCGGATGGATCTTTAGGAATCTGTGTAACATATCTATAAAATAGGCAGAATGTGCAATCGATTGCGCAAGATATTAATAAATGTAAGAAATTGGAAAAATTACCAACATTTCTTTTTTAGAATGCGAGAAATTGAAGGGAGTTCCGTTTGGGGCCGTGCACTTTTCCATATTCGGAAAATCTGGAAACGAGATAATGGTGCGAGAGCCAATGGTTTCGCTGCCGGATGACAGGAGTGGAGCATAACGCAGGAGGAGGACACTCACTCCTTTTCTAGATGTTAAGTCACACGGAAATTCCTGTTTTGGGGCTGTTTTTAAGAAAACGACCTCAAAACAGGAATGCAAGGAAAAGCCCTTTTGCAGCAACGAGCGCCGCTTTACCAGCCCACTATCTGGTCCATGACCCAAGCGGTGCGGGCAGCAGATACGCCGGTGCTGGGGCAGGTACCGGTGCCGGTCAGTTCTTCCACTATGGTCTGGATAAAGGGTTGCTGCACGTGGGCCGGCGGCGGAAGCCAGAACTCCTCCACGCCCTGGCTGGTCTCCAGTTTAACAGGTTCTGGCGCGAAGGCCGGGAACGTGATTCGTCCCTTGCTGCCTATGATCTCCATTTTGTCTTTAAACTGCGCGGGGTCCACGGTAAAACACCAAACCCCGGTGCCCAGGGCGCCACTCTTGAAGGTGAACTGGGCGGTCACCAGGTCCTCAGCAGGGTAGAGGCCCGCCTGGTTGGCGGTTTGGCCAGAGGCCGAGGCAATGGGGCCCAGCAGAAAGTCAAGGTAATCCAGCTGGTGGGAAGCCAGGTCAAAAAAGAGTCCGCCCCCGGCTATTTCGGGCTGCACGCGCCAGGGAAGGTTGTCTGGGGTAAGGTCTTTCTGGGCCGGGTGAAAAAGCTTAATGTTCACGCACCTTATGTCACCAATGGCCCCGCTGTCTACCAGTTCCTTCACCTTTAGAAAGGAGGGAAGGCAGCGGCGGTAATAGGCCACAAACAGCGGCACCCCGGCTTCGGCGCAGGCGGTTACCATTTCCTGGCACTGCGTGTGGTTCAGGGCCATGGGTTTTTCTACATACACCGGTTTTCCGGCCGCGGCCACCTGCAGCGTGTACTCCAGGTGCGAGCCTGGCGGCGTGGCAATGTAGACGGCGTCTACCTCTGGGTCGTTTATCAAGTCTTGTGCCTGGTCATACCAGTTGGGCACCCCGTGCCGACGGGCGTAATCCTGGGCTTTGGCGCCATCGCGGCGCATAACGGCCACCAATCTTGAGTGAGGTACTTTCTGAAACGCGGGGCCGCTTTTTACTTCGGTGACGTCACCGCAGCCAATGATTCCCCAGTTAAGGGTGGTGTGTGCTGTATTTGTCATAGATGGTTGGTGGCAATTTGCCCCGGGCAAGGAGGAAGATTAGCCGCTCTTTTAGTAGATCAGCCGCAATGTAGTAAATCTCGTTTCAGGCCTGTTTTCTGGAAAACAGGCCTGAAACAGAAAGTCATTCCTGGTCCAACAACTGAATCTCTTTTTTCATGTTTTCCCGGGCAGTTTCTTCTAACCTGTCTTTGAAGTCTGGGGTTCTGTAAATGCTGTCCAGGTCCAGGAAATGCTGCAGTACTTTCTTGCGGCCGTTGCGGTAGAGATAGTCTGAAAAGAGGTGGTATTCCTTCCTGATCTGGTGGGTGTACACGAGGTACTCGGGCCAGGGAGCACCCAGGATAGACAGGTCGAAATCAAGGAGCAGGTTCACGTCTGGGTTTGGGGAAGACTGGTACGTTTTGGTGGCCAGAATCATGTCTGTGACTACGGCTATTTCCGGCGCGGGAACCCTTAAGGTAGACAGCCGGTCCTGGGCCAGTTGGGCGCTTTTCTCCTCGTTGTCTGTTCTGGTGGTCACGTAAACCGCATCATGGTAAAAGACGGCCAGCTTCAGCACCGTGGGCTGGGTGATCTGGGGCAGGTACTGGTCAGAAAGGTGCAGCAAGGCGGCCACGTGGTGCAGGGTATGGTAATGCCGCTCGGGGTCTGTGTACGCCTTTTTCAGTTCCTCCCACAGGTAGTTGGCCACGTGTGGGTCTGAGGCATAGGAGGCGGTTATTGCTTGCCAGGTTTCTTGCAGAAAGGTATCCATAAATAGCAGGTAGCGGGCTTTATTCTTTCTTGTCCAGAATGATGTTTACGGATTTATTGCCTGGGGTAACGGTGATTTTTTTCGGCTGGAAGCCGGGACTGGTGATGACCAAAGTAGCCCCTTCTGCTGGGAGATCCAGCGTGAACTGCCCACCGGGCCCGGTAGTAACCCTAGAAGAACTTTCTTCTACCTGCACGGTGGCGCCCTCCAGTTTCTGCCCAGCCGCATCTGTTACCACGCCGGTCAACTGGGAGGAGTTGGCAGCAGGCTGGGTGTTCTGGGTGAAATGACCGCTGGGCTGCGCGAAATAGTGGTGATAAATCACCTCGGCTATAGCAAAGGCCAGCACCAGCAGCACGGCGGCGGTCTGCCAGATGGGCCACTGGAAAACTTTTCTCTTGCGCTTCTTCTGGGCCAGCAGGTGCTTGAGGCGGCCATGCGTCTCGCGCACCGCTAGCCGCACGCGGGCGGGGCGGGCAATGGCCATACCCTCCACCATGTCTGAGCACAGCTCACAGGACAGCAGGTGCCGTTCCACCTGGTGGCGCAGGTCAGGGGGCAGGGCTCCGGCCTGGTATTGCCGCAGCATTTCCATGGGCGGATGTTCCTCCGGACCCCACTCAGCGGGGAGGTTATTCCTGCTCATAGTTCTTATTCATGTAAATTTTGAGGTTTCTTTTCCCGTTCTGAATATGGCTTTTCACCTTGGAGACATCCAGGCCGGTTAAGGCCGCTATTTCTTTGTAGCTCTTTTTCTCCAGGTAGAAAAGCTCCACGCAGGAGCGCTGCTCGGGGCTCAGTTGCTCCAGGCTTTTGGAAAGCATCTGTAACTCCAGTTCATGGTCAGTCTCCTCTGCGGGATAGTGCGCTCCGGCTTTCTCCACCAAGGGGATCAGCGCCTCATCCAGGGAATCGGTTTCATGCTGTTTCCGGGACCTGATCT
This Rufibacter radiotolerans DNA region includes the following protein-coding sequences:
- the fbp gene encoding class 1 fructose-bisphosphatase, which encodes MNDALALPVGTTLDRFIMRKQEDFPYATGELSQLLRDMALAAKIVSREISRVDQDTSGKFGKTNVQGEEQQKLDVIANIRFIRALRNGGEVCAIVSEEDEDIIHTGNQNAKYIVAMDPLDGSSNIDVNIPIGTIFGIYRRLSEGGQDGTLEDCLQKGTQQAAAGYILYGASTMLVYTTGRGVNGFTYEPSLGEFFLSHPDIKIPKNGKQYSCNEANMGHFPLGIQNYIAFCKEQKYSSRYIGSLVADFHRNLLKGGIYFYPGSSKNTAGKLRLLYECNPLAFIAEQAGGQATDGVERILDKQPSALHERCPLVIGSTEMIEKVRKYMTL
- a CDS encoding UxaA family hydrolase produces the protein MLHRFLKIHPNDNVLVALTDLKKGETVEYNGAAIVLVDDIQAKHKFAQQPLAAGDEILMYGSLVGKAVYDIPAGGVLSTANVKHQVNGFTGKTKTIGWTAPDVSKWVNRTFNGFHREDGQVGTSNYWLVIPLVFCENRNVDIIKQAFLDELGFGQRDVYKSYVQQMVDLYQSGNTEAIGTLTLQKTLAPVQRRVFENVDGIKFLTHDGGCGGIRQDSDMLCALLAGYIHHPNVAGATVLSLGCQNAQVGILESKIKALNPNFNKPLIVLEQQKEGTEEELMSKAIRQTFLGLIEADKLTRKPAPLSKLSIGLECGGSDGFSGISANPAIGLTSDILVALGGKTVLSEFPELCGVEQELINRCEREESADRFVSLMRAYAKSAEAVGSGFDMNPSPGNIRDGLITDAIKSAGAAKKGGNSPIVDVLDYPEYVTKPGLNLLCTPGNDVECTTALVGSGTNIVLFTTGLGTPTGNPIAPVIKISSNTKLAERMPDIIDIDTGAVISGEKTIEEMGEDVLDFIIEVASGNIQTKEKFLQQDDFIPWKRGVSL
- a CDS encoding Gfo/Idh/MocA family protein, with translation MTNTAHTTLNWGIIGCGDVTEVKSGPAFQKVPHSRLVAVMRRDGAKAQDYARRHGVPNWYDQAQDLINDPEVDAVYIATPPGSHLEYTLQVAAAGKPVYVEKPMALNHTQCQEMVTACAEAGVPLFVAYYRRCLPSFLKVKELVDSGAIGDIRCVNIKLFHPAQKDLTPDNLPWRVQPEIAGGGLFFDLASHQLDYLDFLLGPIASASGQTANQAGLYPAEDLVTAQFTFKSGALGTGVWCFTVDPAQFKDKMEIIGSKGRITFPAFAPEPVKLETSQGVEEFWLPPPAHVQQPFIQTIVEELTGTGTCPSTGVSAARTAWVMDQIVGW
- a CDS encoding HD domain-containing protein encodes the protein MDTFLQETWQAITASYASDPHVANYLWEELKKAYTDPERHYHTLHHVAALLHLSDQYLPQITQPTVLKLAVFYHDAVYVTTRTDNEEKSAQLAQDRLSTLRVPAPEIAVVTDMILATKTYQSSPNPDVNLLLDFDLSILGAPWPEYLVYTHQIRKEYHLFSDYLYRNGRKKVLQHFLDLDSIYRTPDFKDRLEETARENMKKEIQLLDQE
- a CDS encoding carboxypeptidase regulatory-like domain-containing protein — protein: MSRNNLPAEWGPEEHPPMEMLRQYQAGALPPDLRHQVERHLLSCELCSDMVEGMAIARPARVRLAVRETHGRLKHLLAQKKRKRKVFQWPIWQTAAVLLVLAFAIAEVIYHHYFAQPSGHFTQNTQPAANSSQLTGVVTDAAGQKLEGATVQVEESSSRVTTGPGGQFTLDLPAEGATLVITSPGFQPKKITVTPGNKSVNIILDKKE
- a CDS encoding RNA polymerase sigma factor translates to MFLKLFSRSKPPNDLELIQQYKETGDLALVGQLFERYTEMVYLVCIKYLKGEEESKDATMQIFENLITALKKHEVTNFKSWLHVMAKNHCLLQIRSRKQHETDSLDEALIPLVEKAGAHYPAEETDHELELQMLSKSLEQLSPEQRSCVELFYLEKKSYKEIAALTGLDVSKVKSHIQNGKRNLKIYMNKNYEQE